The genomic segment GTGCCGAACTGATCGTTCGCCTCAGCCGTACCGTCCAGGCCCTCCCCCATCGCACCCTGGTCGAGGCCGACCAGGGCCTTGGGCGAACCGCCCGAGAGGGTGTGGTTGAACACCGTGACCGCCCCGGCGAACATGGCGTCGGCGCCGATGGTCTCGCCCGGAGAACCCACGGCGAAGTAGCGGTTCGTGCCTGTCAACGAGTAGCCGAAGCGGTCGTGGGCCTCGACGACGCCGGGGACGCCCGGGTCGCCCTCGTTCGCGGTCGACGTGTCCTTGCCCTGCATGTAGTGGATGCAGCCCGCGTCCGCGAAGTCCTTGCCGTCTTTGGTGATGTTTTCCCCGGGCGCACCGATGACCAGGTAGGGAGCATCAGCCGACGTGGTGCCTGCCTGGAGGGCGAAGCCGAAGCGGTCGTACTCCTCCGTCACGGTGTCCGGGTCGAACTGGGCCTGGGTGTAACTCTCGATCGGCGAGCCGGTGCCGATGCCGGCGGGGGTGCCGTGGATGACGTAGACGGCACCGGCGTCGTGCAGATCGGCCCCGTCCTTCGTGACGTCCTCGAAGGGCGCGCCTACCACGAGATCGGTACATCCGTCATCATCGGCGTCGTAGGCCGCGCGCGAGGCCCCGAACTGATCCCCCCGCTCCGGGCTCGCGCTCATCCCACTGGTCGCCTGTGAGATCTCGAAGACGCCCTTGCCACCACCGAGCACCACGCGGACGAGACCGGCTCGCACCGCTCCCGCGACGGTCGCGTTCGGATCGGCCACGACGGTGTCCGTGACGCCGTCGCCGTTGAAATCTGTCGCGGTTCCCCCGGTGCACGCGGCAGCCGCTGCGGCCGCGGCCTGTTGCCCCTGAGCGCCCGACCCCCCGGTCGCCACCAAGACTGCGGCCACCATCGCTACCAGCCCGGCCCCGCTCATGCGCCTACGCATGAGTCATCCCCCCCCACCCCTCCATATGTCGTTTTCACTCTGCCGACGCCTGCCGTTGGAAATTCCGATTTCTCTGGCTGTGCGTCGACTGAGCGGGCGTAAGGTAATTGCCTAAACAGCCCTCATGTCAAGCCCATGCCCACTTTATGGCGGATGAACGTTTACAAGTTCTACAAGGGAGCAGATTGGCGTCTTGCTGTGAATTTTCGGGCAAGACAGACAAAAGACAAGGGGCGCACTTGACGGTAAGTCAATCCTGCCTCCATAGTTTCTTCACCACAAACACGCGGATCGCATGAGCAGCCTTCACACGTCTACGCGACAGGCTGGGTACCAAGTGTGCGAATCGGTGTTTTACACGCATGTCCGGCACTCAAGGCACGAGCGAGAGAAAGTCCCATGAAACGGCTCGGCGCAACTGGGCGCTTTCTGGAAAGCCGACCTCTCAACACCCCCGGAA from the Streptomyces venezuelae genome contains:
- a CDS encoding integrin alpha, which translates into the protein MADPNATVAGAVRAGLVRVVLGGGKGVFEISQATSGMSASPERGDQFGASRAAYDADDDGCTDLVVGAPFEDVTKDGADLHDAGAVYVIHGTPAGIGTGSPIESYTQAQFDPDTVTEEYDRFGFALQAGTTSADAPYLVIGAPGENITKDGKDFADAGCIHYMQGKDTSTANEGDPGVPGVVEAHDRFGYSLTGTNRYFAVGSPGETIGADAMFAGAVTVFNHTLSGGSPKALVGLDQGAMGEGLDGTAEANDQFGTSIDMTNFRPADQTYNSDALLAIGTPGEAVGEVTNSGAATVVRIKPSGAYTEVAAVDATADGVEGYPAKGDFFGQRVAIANTDTSVVSSDATIRMAVGAPGSDAKDAEDSGAVHILRPMDTSIGANDKVISRAPSGSVLPGTAAARDFTGISLTAGADNLYVGVPYSKAADTPKGALYVVPWTDTTGSTTTGTTIFKPGKGGIPDAGTSFGVVG